The following proteins come from a genomic window of Gimesia chilikensis:
- a CDS encoding carbon storage regulator, protein MLVLTRKRDEVIQIGEDIVIKILKTGKGAIKIGIEAPGNVRVIRGELLETENSPEHLSAMNSESINQGLNAQCA, encoded by the coding sequence ATGTTGGTATTAACCAGAAAACGAGATGAAGTAATTCAGATTGGCGAAGACATTGTCATCAAGATTTTGAAGACCGGCAAAGGGGCAATCAAAATCGGAATTGAAGCTCCCGGTAACGTTCGCGTCATTCGGGGTGAATTACTGGAGACCGAGAATTCACCTGAGCACCTGAGTGCCATGAATTCAGAAAGCATCAACCAGGGTTTAAATGCTCAATGTGCCTGA
- a CDS encoding L-threonylcarbamoyladenylate synthase, translated as MKCRITQDVSAAAELIRNGELVAFATETVYGLGANALDPNAVARIFEVKQRPHFDPLIVHVAEIDSLAEFTTGLSPQAQRLAERFWPGPLTLVLPKQSVIPDLVTSGLDSVAIRIPAHPVARELLNAAGLPIAAPSANKFGCLSPTQAQHVADQLGDEIPMILEGGPCQVGVESTVIQCNEDSIVLLRPGGISLEDIEACAGKVRLARIEDYAETKAQVSPGMLPRHYAPGTRLHLIDQLDQIPDIETIGALSLYPLSETILAGREFAAQEILSPTGDLKMAAANLFTALRNLDQSGVECIVALRLPERGLGRTINNRLERAAY; from the coding sequence ATGAAATGTAGAATCACGCAGGATGTTTCTGCAGCTGCAGAACTGATCCGAAACGGTGAACTGGTCGCTTTCGCGACAGAGACCGTCTATGGACTCGGGGCTAATGCGCTAGACCCGAACGCCGTCGCCCGAATTTTCGAAGTCAAACAAAGACCGCATTTTGATCCCCTGATTGTTCATGTCGCAGAGATCGATTCACTCGCCGAATTTACCACAGGTTTATCGCCTCAAGCACAAAGACTCGCCGAGAGGTTCTGGCCCGGACCTTTAACCCTGGTCTTACCTAAACAGTCTGTAATCCCCGATCTGGTCACTTCAGGTCTGGATTCCGTCGCAATTCGCATCCCCGCACATCCTGTGGCTCGAGAACTGCTCAACGCCGCGGGCCTGCCGATTGCAGCCCCAAGTGCTAATAAGTTTGGATGCCTCAGCCCGACTCAGGCTCAACATGTAGCAGATCAGCTGGGTGACGAAATTCCCATGATTTTGGAAGGTGGCCCCTGCCAGGTTGGCGTCGAGTCCACTGTCATCCAATGTAATGAGGATTCTATAGTACTTTTGCGTCCTGGGGGAATTTCACTGGAAGACATCGAAGCCTGTGCTGGAAAAGTGAGGCTTGCCAGAATCGAAGATTATGCAGAGACAAAAGCCCAGGTCAGCCCGGGAATGCTTCCTCGCCATTACGCCCCTGGAACCCGGTTGCATCTGATTGACCAGTTAGATCAAATTCCCGATATCGAGACGATTGGCGCCCTAAGCCTCTATCCACTTTCTGAGACAATTCTTGCTGGACGAGAATTTGCTGCTCAGGAAATTTTATCTCCCACGGGAGATTTAAAAATGGCAGCCGCAAATCTTTTTACGGCCTTAAGAAACCTGGATCAATCTGGAGTCGAATGCATAGTTGCACTTCGATTGCCTGAGAGAGGACTGGGCAGGACAATCAATAATCGGCTGGAACGGGCCGCATACTGA
- a CDS encoding ATP-binding protein — protein MHTYKPLTWVSAKLRKWSISDRLKCAFGLLVLVQVVSGAVTLYQLSNINHDISQLVTVEEPLEASILEMEIEAGKMARAVLDYVRDRDKEHLKKLILARDHFQENYRRYQKLALSDLGPDLNRRIESDYAEYNRMSAELVRLVDKRDASLHVFVNYVKQIDQLIGKEHRETDRIPSEAELIKADASHNMEKYLNITFGSIEEYIVQRNQNLLMRIFDAERKFRMFEAQYLLSISNQLELQRMNEIDSLFEKATTYGNQIVNVTDDIDHQLAGYEQKLETINELLHNQIHPLIHANTVKATYHADASIQSAILVISILAFIGTIFALFSVWIISRGIVSPILELSRSAEKIAAGDVDHRIQVESQDEVGRLANTFNHMVEDLVIAQQEAENASKIKTAFLANMSHEIRTPMTAILGFAEIMRQCNQDSETLRHLDTIKKNGEYLLELINDILDVSKIEADKLDVEAIECSLTELVDDVKTLMEIRAIDKGLDLSIQVEGQVPNWIESDPVRLRQILINLLSNAIKFTREGSVQLVLRAVTLDSNEQGLQFDVIDTGIGMTETQLSRLFQPFVQADCSTTRKFGGTGLGLTICKRLTHILGGEISVSSEYGKGTIFTVTVKTGNLQTEEYIDQTAFARQGKQNVLSQPGSAGSESYRILVAEDGPDNQRLIRYFLQKAGHEVTLAENGLIAVRLAQEALERGNAFDVILMDMQMPELDGYGATKQLRASGYRLPIIALTAHSMSGSREECLAAGCDSFATKPIQLEQLSSIMRECVTNSQEQAQLNL, from the coding sequence ATGCACACTTATAAGCCATTAACATGGGTCTCTGCCAAGCTGCGAAAGTGGTCAATCTCTGATCGCCTCAAGTGCGCGTTTGGACTACTGGTGCTGGTTCAGGTAGTCAGTGGAGCCGTGACTCTATATCAGCTATCCAACATCAATCATGACATTTCTCAACTGGTGACCGTAGAAGAGCCTCTCGAAGCTTCAATTCTGGAGATGGAAATCGAAGCAGGCAAGATGGCGCGGGCGGTGCTCGACTATGTCCGTGACAGAGACAAAGAGCATCTAAAGAAACTGATCCTTGCCAGGGACCACTTTCAGGAGAATTACCGTCGCTATCAGAAACTCGCACTATCTGATCTGGGGCCGGATCTAAACAGGCGGATCGAATCAGATTACGCGGAATACAATCGCATGTCCGCTGAGCTTGTAAGGCTGGTAGACAAACGGGATGCATCCTTGCACGTCTTCGTAAATTATGTCAAGCAGATCGATCAATTAATTGGAAAAGAGCACAGAGAGACGGATCGGATTCCCTCTGAAGCAGAGCTGATAAAAGCGGATGCATCTCATAACATGGAGAAGTATCTCAATATTACGTTTGGCTCAATTGAAGAATATATCGTTCAGCGAAATCAGAATTTACTGATGAGGATCTTTGATGCAGAACGTAAATTCCGGATGTTCGAAGCACAATATCTGCTCTCAATATCCAACCAGTTGGAATTACAGCGAATGAACGAAATTGATTCGCTGTTTGAAAAGGCAACGACATATGGCAATCAGATCGTAAATGTTACAGATGATATTGATCACCAGTTGGCAGGTTATGAACAGAAGCTGGAGACGATCAATGAGTTGTTGCACAATCAGATCCATCCGCTGATTCACGCAAATACTGTTAAAGCAACTTATCACGCAGATGCTTCCATCCAGTCAGCGATACTCGTCATCAGCATCCTCGCGTTTATTGGGACAATTTTTGCCTTATTCTCGGTATGGATAATATCTCGAGGAATTGTATCTCCCATCTTAGAGCTCTCCCGAAGTGCGGAAAAAATCGCAGCAGGTGACGTGGACCATCGCATCCAGGTGGAATCACAAGATGAAGTCGGACGTCTGGCCAATACATTTAATCACATGGTAGAAGATCTGGTAATTGCACAACAGGAAGCAGAGAACGCCAGTAAGATTAAGACCGCATTTCTGGCAAATATGAGTCATGAAATCCGAACTCCTATGACTGCAATTTTGGGATTTGCAGAGATAATGAGGCAGTGTAATCAGGATTCGGAGACTTTACGTCATCTCGATACCATTAAAAAGAATGGCGAGTACCTGTTGGAATTGATAAATGACATTCTGGATGTTTCCAAAATTGAAGCAGATAAACTGGACGTCGAAGCGATCGAGTGTTCATTGACAGAGCTTGTGGATGATGTCAAAACCCTGATGGAAATCCGAGCCATCGATAAAGGACTTGATCTGAGTATTCAAGTGGAAGGTCAGGTTCCCAACTGGATTGAAAGTGATCCGGTTCGACTACGACAGATTTTGATTAATCTCTTAAGTAACGCCATTAAATTCACCAGAGAAGGCAGTGTTCAGCTGGTACTGAGAGCGGTCACCCTTGATTCAAACGAGCAAGGCCTGCAATTCGATGTAATAGATACGGGCATCGGGATGACAGAGACTCAGCTCTCGCGGTTATTTCAACCTTTTGTGCAGGCAGACTGTTCAACCACTCGTAAATTCGGAGGGACGGGACTCGGATTGACGATCTGTAAACGATTGACTCATATTCTGGGGGGCGAAATTTCGGTATCGAGCGAATACGGTAAGGGAACCATATTTACTGTGACAGTAAAGACTGGAAATTTACAGACTGAAGAATATATAGATCAGACTGCATTCGCACGTCAGGGAAAACAGAACGTTCTCAGTCAGCCAGGATCAGCAGGCAGCGAAAGTTATCGAATTTTAGTCGCTGAAGACGGGCCGGATAATCAGAGGTTGATTCGCTATTTTCTGCAAAAGGCTGGCCATGAAGTGACCCTGGCTGAAAATGGCCTCATTGCAGTCAGGCTTGCGCAGGAAGCACTAGAAAGAGGAAATGCATTTGATGTGATCCTGATGGATATGCAGATGCCCGAACTGGATGGTTACGGGGCGACGAAGCAGCTCAGGGCGTCTGGTTATCGACTTCCAATTATTGCTTTAACGGCCCATTCCATGTCTGGATCTCGGGAAGAATGCCTTGCAGCAGGTTGTGACAGTTTTGCCACGAAACCGATACAGCTGGAGCAATTGTCTTCAATCATGCGTGAGTGTGTAACTAACTCTCAGGAACAGGCACAGTTGAATCTATAG
- a CDS encoding class I SAM-dependent methyltransferase has protein sequence MPVISTGIVFRELLLFPSSGKKISAERISGWNIFFHRNPFLYSGPTSSLDSLLFLDRLQFLCYLHFELPCNLPLGVYFRFRSPGSNFFYQQSCTATAVSLSTVRLSHSSVSHFCINDVEATDTSVRTIPPLKHVTLDRTGSRNCQFTLKTSFSRSGTTNSLVNPEYCIMNFNRVAPCFERLEKIVFRNQMQLCRTVYLTELSHVEKVALIGEGDGRFLLEFLKQTNCPQVHYIDSSQVMLDLAQARINKQFPEARPRVRFYKCDLSKENMPEDHYNLVVTNFFLDVFNEPTLSQSITRIADSCCNDGIWLYADFQVAGSRLQQLRATFWLKTMYLFFKVVSNIQAPALIDPAPLLEAHGFRVIQQTEFAHGLMRAEFRRRT, from the coding sequence TTGCCTGTTATCAGTACTGGTATTGTATTTCGCGAGTTGCTATTGTTTCCCTCATCTGGCAAGAAGATTTCTGCCGAGAGAATTTCTGGTTGGAATATTTTTTTCCATCGCAATCCATTTCTTTATAGTGGTCCAACAAGCAGCCTGGACTCCTTACTATTTCTGGACCGGCTTCAGTTTCTTTGCTATCTGCACTTTGAACTGCCTTGCAATCTCCCGCTGGGAGTTTACTTCCGATTTAGAAGCCCGGGAAGTAACTTTTTTTACCAGCAGTCCTGCACGGCTACAGCAGTTTCATTATCTACTGTTCGTCTTTCTCATTCTTCAGTCAGTCATTTCTGTATTAATGATGTGGAAGCAACAGATACCAGCGTTCGAACTATCCCTCCTCTTAAGCACGTTACTCTTGATCGGACTGGATCGCGGAACTGTCAGTTCACGCTTAAAACCAGTTTTAGCAGATCTGGCACTACTAACTCCCTGGTTAATCCTGAGTATTGTATCATGAATTTCAATCGGGTCGCTCCCTGCTTTGAGCGATTGGAGAAGATTGTATTTAGAAATCAGATGCAACTTTGCCGCACCGTGTATTTAACTGAGTTATCCCACGTTGAAAAAGTAGCTTTGATCGGTGAGGGTGATGGCCGGTTTCTCCTGGAATTCCTGAAACAGACAAACTGCCCTCAAGTGCATTACATCGATTCCAGTCAAGTCATGCTGGATTTAGCGCAAGCTCGCATAAACAAACAGTTTCCCGAGGCACGACCACGCGTTCGCTTTTATAAATGTGATCTCTCCAAAGAAAACATGCCAGAAGATCATTATAATCTGGTCGTAACAAACTTCTTTCTCGATGTCTTTAACGAACCGACACTCAGCCAGAGCATTACCAGAATCGCTGATTCCTGCTGCAATGATGGGATCTGGTTATATGCAGACTTTCAGGTAGCAGGTAGCAGGCTCCAACAACTACGTGCAACTTTCTGGCTGAAAACCATGTATCTTTTCTTTAAAGTGGTCTCAAACATTCAGGCCCCTGCCCTGATCGATCCCGCACCGCTCTTGGAAGCGCATGGTTTTCGAGTCATTCAGCAGACGGAGTTTGCACATGGCTTAATGCGGGCCGAATTCAGACGTCGTACCTGA
- a CDS encoding S41 family peptidase — translation MDDYDVRLKQLLSGEEYPKDRSRNRMRDQYPEQNYSVPDRRTRDSFQSDYDSQRLRELIRELQQKSLPQYDRERYDTRFPEQVPLDPNQELRAKISQRYNSQSVVGTLQTLDPQRAYSFYLEVNRMIDSRHVQPPSYDVRTKKSLQNLIFAVENQNFLRINRVSASPDQIRMAQNRWQQLMDQNPARSAQDAVTVLRQAADIAGSQLQMPATGVIYEFAYGSLEALDKHSRFEFTPTSSGSRVDAGGNNIVGVGVQLKTHDDGAVILRTLNGGSAAQAGLQRGDVIVGVNQRRLAGLSLDEVANLITGPAGSSVALEVRRESRTARVNLNRQAIRITNISEVKMVDSQQKIGLIRLEKFGEGTSQELDQALWKLHQQGMQSLIFDLRGNPGGLLTEAISVSNRFVPSGKIVSTRGRYQSDNTVETATHDQTWKMPLVVLVDGDSASASEIFAAAVQENRRGLIVGRKTYGKGTVQTHFPLQSVSGTFWLTTAKFYSPTGREMAGAGVTPDIPVNMSERELQNIGPVDQDLRAGINTIMSQRPGELVNNIPADRQASPQRFQFSG, via the coding sequence ATGGATGATTATGATGTCAGATTAAAACAGCTGCTTTCGGGAGAGGAATACCCCAAAGACCGATCTCGAAACCGGATGCGTGACCAGTATCCCGAACAAAATTATTCTGTTCCAGATCGCCGAACACGAGACTCGTTTCAGTCTGATTATGACAGCCAGCGATTACGGGAACTAATTCGAGAATTACAGCAGAAATCGCTCCCTCAATATGACCGGGAACGGTACGACACCCGGTTTCCTGAACAGGTTCCACTGGATCCAAACCAGGAACTGAGAGCAAAGATTTCGCAACGCTATAACAGCCAGTCAGTTGTGGGAACGTTACAGACTCTGGACCCCCAACGGGCTTACTCCTTCTACCTGGAAGTAAACCGAATGATCGACTCACGTCATGTTCAACCTCCTTCTTATGATGTGCGTACTAAAAAATCGTTACAGAACTTGATCTTTGCTGTTGAAAATCAGAACTTTCTGAGAATCAACCGCGTGTCTGCTTCTCCGGATCAGATCCGCATGGCCCAGAATCGCTGGCAACAGCTGATGGATCAAAATCCTGCACGATCTGCTCAGGATGCAGTAACCGTACTGCGTCAGGCTGCAGATATCGCAGGAAGCCAGTTACAGATGCCAGCTACAGGAGTCATTTACGAATTTGCGTACGGCTCACTGGAAGCTCTGGATAAACACTCGCGGTTTGAGTTTACACCCACTTCATCTGGTTCACGTGTTGACGCGGGAGGAAATAATATTGTCGGTGTTGGCGTACAACTGAAAACCCACGATGACGGAGCAGTTATCCTCCGAACCCTGAATGGCGGCTCTGCAGCACAGGCTGGACTCCAGCGTGGTGATGTTATCGTCGGTGTCAACCAGAGACGTCTCGCAGGTCTTTCCCTGGATGAAGTCGCCAATCTGATCACCGGTCCTGCAGGTTCGAGTGTCGCTCTGGAAGTCCGTCGTGAAAGCCGAACGGCTCGGGTCAACCTGAACCGTCAGGCGATTCGTATCACCAATATCAGTGAAGTAAAAATGGTAGATTCCCAACAGAAAATCGGTTTGATCCGCCTGGAGAAATTCGGCGAAGGGACTTCTCAGGAACTGGATCAGGCATTGTGGAAACTGCACCAGCAGGGAATGCAATCGCTGATTTTTGACCTGCGGGGTAACCCGGGAGGATTATTGACTGAGGCGATCAGTGTCTCAAACCGCTTCGTGCCCAGTGGGAAAATTGTTTCGACTCGCGGTAGATACCAGAGTGATAACACTGTTGAAACAGCAACTCATGATCAGACCTGGAAGATGCCTCTGGTTGTCCTGGTTGATGGCGACAGTGCCAGTGCCAGTGAAATCTTTGCAGCAGCAGTCCAGGAAAACCGCCGCGGATTGATTGTCGGCCGAAAGACTTATGGAAAGGGAACCGTTCAGACTCACTTCCCCCTGCAGTCTGTTTCCGGCACTTTCTGGCTGACGACTGCAAAATTTTACTCTCCAACGGGTAGAGAAATGGCAGGAGCGGGTGTGACCCCCGATATCCCAGTCAACATGTCTGAGCGAGAACTGCAGAATATTGGTCCCGTTGATCAGGACTTACGAGCTGGCATCAATACCATTATGAGCCAGCGTCCTGGTGAACTCGTAAACAATATTCCAGCAGATCGTCAGGCCAGTCCACAACGATTTCAGTTTTCAGGATAA
- a CDS encoding ExbD/TolR family protein has product MPLKTGTVEEPKLDLTPMIDIVFLLIIFFMVGTQFTEMERQYDIQLPTVTDAKPLTNLPDDIIVNVSQNGEVTLQGEKKTLAELETALKEAVKNFPGQSVVIRGDSTGPYQNVMNVLDVCHRVNIRSVSLANRLSDESSK; this is encoded by the coding sequence ATGCCGCTAAAAACGGGGACCGTTGAAGAGCCCAAGCTCGATTTAACCCCCATGATTGACATTGTATTTTTGCTGATCATCTTCTTCATGGTTGGTACACAGTTCACTGAAATGGAGCGTCAGTATGACATTCAACTCCCAACAGTGACTGATGCGAAACCACTGACCAACCTTCCTGATGATATCATAGTCAATGTAAGCCAGAATGGTGAAGTCACACTTCAGGGAGAAAAGAAGACGCTGGCAGAGCTGGAGACAGCTTTGAAAGAGGCCGTTAAGAATTTTCCTGGACAGTCTGTAGTTATCAGAGGGGATTCTACGGGGCCTTACCAGAATGTGATGAATGTTCTGGATGTCTGTCATCGAGTTAATATCCGGTCTGTCTCCTTAGCGAATCGATTGAGTGACGAATCCTCAAAATGA